TTGCCATGGACTGAGCATTTGTTACAGGTCTGGAGCTAGCCACAGGTACCGAAGTTCGCATACTAGCTTCCACCGTCTGTTTCAAGACGAGTTTTTGTTCAAGTAGCTCTTGATTCTTTGTGAACAATTGCTGCATTTGACCATTAATAGCGTCGAGCGGGTCTTGCGAGGCTGGTGCTTCTGCGGGAGTATCCCGTTCCATCGCTCGTGTTCACATCGACATGTTTACAAAATTAGGGGGGTTAGTGACCGAACCAACTGTTACAAAGGAAAAGGTCACTGAATAACCTATTCCAATGGCGGACGATCGACGAAGTTAATGTTAATAGCATGGCGACGATGGTGGTTGAAGCGGCGCGACGCGTTGGCGGCGGCGACGGCGTGGTGCAGTGGTGGCAGCGGGCGGTGGCTGGCGGGTGGGGGCGAACGACGTCGACGTCCGGAACCTAGGGCGGTGGCAAACGCATTGGAGGCGGTTCGCGATTGCGGCAGACCCCTGACGCGTCGGCGACAGCGGCGGTTGGCGATGGGCGGCTCGCGGCAGCAGGCCCCTGACGCGTCGGCGACAGCGGCGGTTGGCGATGGGCCGCTCGCGGCGGCAGGCCCCTGACGCGTCGGCAACTGCGGTGGTTGGCGATGGGCGGCTCGCGGCGGCAGGCCCCTGACAGGTCGGCGACAGCGGTGGTTGGCGAAGGGCGGCTCGGGGCGGCAGGCCCCTGACgcgtcggcgacagcggccggttgGCGATGGGCGACTAGCGGTGGCAGGCCCCTGACGCGTCGGCGACTGCGGCGGTTGGCGATGGGCGGCTCGCGGCGGCAGGCCCCTGACGCGTCGGCAACTGCGGTGGTTGGCGATGGGCGACTCGCGGCGGCAGGCCCCTGACACGTCGGCGACTGCGGCGGTTGGCGATAGGCGGCTCGCGGCGGCAGGCCCCTGACGCGTCGGCGACGGCGGCCGGTTGGCGATGGGCGACTAGCGGTGGCAGGCCCCTGACGCATCGGCGACTGCGGCGGTTGGCGATGGGTTGCTCGCGGCGGCAGGCCCGTGACGCGTCGGCGACACCGGCGGTTGGCGATGGGCGGCTCGCGGCGGCAGGCCCCTGACGGGTCGGCGACAGCGGGGGTTGGCGATGGGCGGCTCGTGGCGGCAAGCCCCTGACGCGTCGGCGACTGCGGCGGTTGGCGATGGGCGGCTTCGCGGTGGCAGGCCCCTGACGCGTCGGCGACAGCGGCGGTTGGCGATGGGCGGCTCGCGGCGGCAGGCCCCTGACGCGTCGGCAACTGCGGTGGTTGGCGATGGGCGGCTCGCGGCGGCAGGCCCCTGACGGGTCGGCGACAGCGGTGGTTGGCGATGGGCAGCTCGGGGCGGCAGGCCCCTGACgcgtcggcgacagcggccggttgGCGATGGGCGACTAGCGGTGGCAGGCCCCTAACGCGTCGGCGACTGCGGCGGTTGGCGATGGGCGGCTCGCGGCGGCAGGCCCCTGACGAGTCGGCAACTGCGGTGGTTGGC
The Schistocerca gregaria isolate iqSchGreg1 chromosome 1, iqSchGreg1.2, whole genome shotgun sequence genome window above contains:
- the LOC126268491 gene encoding uncharacterized protein LOC126268491, whose translation is MRQGPATASRPSPTGRRRRRVRGLPPRAAYRQPPQSPTCQGPAAASRPSPTTAVADSSGACRREPPIANRRSRRRVRGLPPLVAHRQPAAVADASGACRPELPIANHRCRRPVRGLPPRAAHRQPPQLPTRQGPAAASRPSPTAAVADASGACHREAAHRQPPQSPTRQGLAATSRPSPTPAVADPSGACRREPPIANRRCRRRVTGLPPRATHRQPPQSPMRQGPATASRPSPTGRRRRRVRGLPPRAAYRQPPQSPTCQGPAAASRPSPTTAVADASGACRREPPIANRRSRRRVRGLPPLVAHRQPAAVADASGACRPEPPFANHRCRRPVRGLPPRAAHRQPPQLPTRQGPAAASGPSPTAAVADASGACCREPPIANRRCRRRVRGLPQSRTASNAFATALGSGRRRRSPPPASHRPLPPLHHAVAAANASRRFNHHRRHAININFVDRPPLE